One segment of Pirellulales bacterium DNA contains the following:
- a CDS encoding tetratricopeptide repeat protein: protein MSTNSSQPGPPQANAIVWLLFGLVLCLGAASGCSNIQSQAANMEGVRLYQQGNYQQASDRFQQAIAQNPRSPEGYYNLAAALHKTGTLYNRPNDLKQAENLYNQCLERDPNHAECYRGLAVLLTETNRKQDAFNLLNHWAGNSPKSAEPKIELARLLEESNQVEQAKAQLVDALTIDPHNARALTALGRLRDQSGDHMQALANYQRSLSENRFQPEVAARIAQLQGAAAATGTAPTAIAPATEPRTATTSQPPARY from the coding sequence GTGTCGACTAACTCGTCTCAGCCTGGCCCGCCACAAGCCAACGCAATCGTTTGGTTGTTGTTTGGGCTCGTACTGTGCTTGGGCGCGGCGAGTGGCTGCAGCAACATCCAGTCGCAGGCAGCCAACATGGAGGGCGTTCGCTTGTATCAACAGGGCAACTATCAGCAGGCATCCGATCGGTTTCAGCAAGCGATTGCCCAAAACCCGCGCTCGCCGGAAGGCTATTACAATCTTGCAGCCGCGCTGCATAAGACGGGTACGCTCTACAATCGGCCCAACGATCTCAAGCAGGCGGAGAACCTGTACAACCAGTGTCTTGAACGGGACCCGAACCACGCCGAGTGTTACCGCGGCTTGGCCGTGCTGCTGACCGAGACTAATCGCAAGCAAGACGCGTTCAACCTGCTCAACCACTGGGCGGGAAATAGTCCGAAGTCGGCGGAGCCGAAGATCGAATTGGCGCGCTTGCTGGAGGAATCGAACCAAGTCGAACAGGCCAAGGCCCAATTGGTCGACGCCTTGACGATCGACCCACACAACGCCCGGGCGCTCACGGCGCTGGGTCGGCTGCGCGATCAATCGGGCGATCACATGCAGGCACTGGCGAACTATCAGCGGTCGTTGAGTGAGAACCGCTTCCAGCCCGAGGTTGCGGCCCGGATTGCTCAGCTTCAAGGAGCGGCGGCCGCCACAGGAACCGCCCCCACCGCCATTGCC